From Paenibacillus sp. V4I7, one genomic window encodes:
- a CDS encoding spore germination protein: MKWFRKWMHIKPEFPNMPEAHQTDDEENPSLSSDLEQNEMIFKRIFQNSSDMVFRKVRLAGENHWLIIYLESLVEEKLIDDHVLKPLIFNFTKQDTLINETTESLDDQIISIGTTNMTSKVTDIVSHVLKGHAAVLTIGDSNALMVKVCGTAQRSLEEPSSEPVIRGPRDGFIEKISTNIGLIRNRIKTSRLKMESITLGELTQTQVVISYIVGIVSESVVEEVRKRVSRIQIDGILDSGYIEGFIEDSPFSPFPLVHSTERPDVVAAELLEGKIAILVDTTPFVLIVPMTFWSGLQASEDYYIRWPIATFVRWIRFLFISIAIFAPPLYVAITTFHQEMIPTNLVLSIASSREPVPFPAVFEALIMEIIFEALREAGIRLPKQIGQAISIVGALVIGQAAVQAGIISAPVVIIVSITGIAAFTIPRYSFANGIRVLRFPMLFLAGTLGLYGIVLGFLGILLHVTSLRSFGVPYFTPAAPMTITDLKDVIIQAPIWAKTRRPQATGSNNLVREPAGQKPSPESARKRKGTSE, encoded by the coding sequence GTGAAATGGTTTAGGAAATGGATGCACATTAAACCTGAGTTTCCAAATATGCCGGAGGCTCATCAAACTGATGATGAAGAGAACCCCAGCTTAAGCTCGGATTTAGAACAAAATGAGATGATTTTTAAGCGTATATTCCAAAACAGCTCTGATATGGTATTCCGTAAAGTTCGGCTGGCTGGAGAAAATCATTGGCTTATCATATACCTTGAAAGTCTGGTTGAAGAAAAATTGATTGACGATCATGTATTGAAACCATTGATATTTAATTTTACAAAACAAGATACTTTGATAAATGAAACAACAGAATCTCTGGATGACCAGATTATCTCTATAGGAACGACGAATATGACATCCAAAGTAACTGACATTGTTAGTCATGTGTTAAAGGGTCATGCAGCCGTTCTTACAATAGGAGACAGCAATGCGTTGATGGTCAAGGTTTGCGGTACAGCACAACGAAGCCTTGAAGAACCTTCATCTGAACCTGTCATTCGCGGTCCTAGGGATGGATTTATCGAGAAGATTTCAACGAATATTGGTCTAATACGAAATAGAATTAAAACATCTCGACTAAAAATGGAATCCATTACGCTCGGGGAGCTTACTCAAACCCAAGTAGTCATTAGTTATATAGTTGGTATTGTTTCCGAATCTGTAGTTGAGGAAGTTCGAAAAAGGGTATCTCGGATTCAAATCGACGGGATCCTCGATTCAGGCTACATAGAGGGATTTATTGAGGATTCACCTTTCTCTCCTTTTCCACTAGTGCATAGTACAGAGCGACCAGATGTTGTAGCTGCAGAGCTATTGGAAGGGAAAATAGCCATTCTTGTCGATACCACTCCATTTGTATTAATTGTTCCCATGACATTCTGGAGTGGACTCCAGGCAAGCGAGGATTACTATATTCGCTGGCCCATTGCAACTTTTGTGCGGTGGATTCGATTCCTTTTCATCAGTATCGCCATATTTGCTCCTCCCCTATATGTTGCGATTACGACCTTCCACCAGGAAATGATTCCGACTAATCTCGTTCTGAGTATTGCCTCCTCTAGGGAGCCTGTTCCTTTCCCGGCTGTGTTCGAAGCCTTAATAATGGAAATTATATTTGAGGCATTGCGGGAAGCAGGGATTCGATTACCCAAACAAATCGGGCAAGCGATAAGCATTGTTGGGGCATTGGTCATCGGCCAAGCAGCTGTGCAGGCGGGAATTATTTCAGCTCCAGTCGTCATTATCGTATCGATTACTGGCATTGCAGCGTTTACAATTCCACGATATAGTTTTGCAAATGGAATCCGAGTTCTTCGCTTTCCGATGCTATTCTTGGCGGGTACGCTTGGACTTTATGGCATTGTACTGGGTTTTTTAGGCATCTTGTTACATGTCACGTCACTTCGTTCTTTCGGCGTCCCTTATTTCACTCCGGCAGCCCCGATGACCATCACGGATTTGAAGGATGTAATCATCCAGGCGCCAATATGGGCTAAAACTCGTCGTCCACAGGCAACAGGATCTAATAATTTGGTCCGTGAACCGGCAGGTCAAAAACCAAGTCCAGAATCTGCGAGGAAAAGGAAAGGAACTTCAGAATGA
- a CDS encoding YdiU family protein — protein sequence MTEKKTKIETGWNFDNSYARLPESLFTRINPTPVRSPKVIILNDQLATSLGLTVQSLQSNDGAAVLAGNQIPEGALPLAQAYAGHQFGHFNRLGDGRAHLLGEQITPQGMRVDIQLKGSGRTPYSRGGDGRAALGPMLREYIISEAMHALGIPTTRSLAVVTTGESIFRETEQPGAILTRVAASHLRVATFQYASKYGTAQDLQALADYTLQRHFPEVEAADENRYLFLLQEVIKRQAVLISKWQLVGFIHGVMNTDNMAISGETIDYGPCAFMDAYDPATVFSSIDKQGRYAYGNQPYIAAWNLARFAETLLPLLHDDEEQAVKLAEGAIASFSEVYHRNWFAGMRAKLGMFHEEQQDESLIKDLLTMMQKYSADYTNTFRALTFDKPEETALYGTTEFTQWQEQWQERLGRQQETKDSSHQLMRSSNPAIIPRNHRVEDALEAAVKQGDYSVMDRLLDALSRPFAHSPEQADYSTLPALSDCPYQTFCGT from the coding sequence ATGACAGAGAAAAAAACAAAGATAGAAACAGGATGGAACTTCGATAACAGTTATGCTCGTCTACCGGAATCACTTTTTACCAGAATTAATCCAACTCCTGTTCGCTCACCGAAGGTCATTATTCTTAATGATCAGTTGGCAACATCCTTGGGGTTAACGGTCCAATCACTGCAAAGCAATGATGGTGCAGCGGTGCTGGCTGGCAACCAGATTCCTGAAGGCGCTTTGCCTCTTGCCCAAGCCTATGCGGGGCATCAATTCGGGCATTTTAACCGGTTAGGGGACGGCCGGGCTCATCTGCTTGGCGAACAGATCACTCCCCAAGGTATGCGGGTTGATATTCAGCTTAAGGGATCAGGTAGGACGCCTTACTCCCGCGGGGGCGATGGTCGAGCGGCACTTGGTCCGATGCTGCGTGAATACATCATCAGTGAAGCCATGCATGCGCTTGGTATTCCTACTACACGCAGCCTAGCGGTGGTAACAACCGGCGAGTCCATATTCCGTGAAACCGAGCAGCCCGGTGCCATTCTTACCCGCGTTGCTGCCAGTCATCTGCGCGTCGCAACTTTTCAGTATGCTTCTAAATATGGCACTGCCCAGGATCTCCAAGCCCTGGCTGATTACACCTTGCAAAGACATTTTCCAGAAGTTGAAGCTGCTGATGAGAACCGCTACCTTTTCTTACTTCAGGAAGTGATCAAGCGGCAGGCCGTACTCATCTCCAAATGGCAGCTCGTTGGCTTTATTCATGGAGTGATGAACACCGACAATATGGCGATTAGTGGAGAAACCATTGATTACGGTCCTTGCGCCTTCATGGATGCCTATGATCCGGCAACCGTATTCAGTTCTATTGACAAGCAGGGCCGCTATGCCTATGGTAATCAGCCCTATATTGCCGCATGGAATCTCGCCAGATTTGCTGAAACCTTACTTCCGTTGCTTCATGACGACGAGGAGCAAGCAGTCAAACTAGCCGAGGGAGCGATTGCGAGTTTTTCCGAGGTGTATCACCGCAATTGGTTCGCGGGCATGAGGGCAAAACTGGGAATGTTTCATGAAGAACAGCAGGATGAATCTCTTATTAAAGACCTGCTCACGATGATGCAGAAGTATAGTGCGGACTATACCAATACTTTCCGCGCATTAACTTTTGATAAGCCGGAAGAGACAGCCCTGTACGGCACCACGGAATTCACTCAATGGCAGGAGCAGTGGCAGGAGAGACTAGGCAGGCAGCAGGAAACGAAAGACTCCTCACATCAGCTGATGCGCAGCAGCAATCCTGCGATAATCCCCCGTAACCACCGGGTAGAAGACGCTTTAGAAGCCGCGGTAAAACAAGGTGATTACAGCGTGATGGATAGGCTTCTTGATGCTCTGTCGAGACCCTTCGCGCACTCCCCTGAACAGGCTGATTACTCTACATTGCCTGCGTTATCAGACTGTCCTTACCAAACCTTTTGCGGTACCTGA
- a CDS encoding NAD(P)-dependent alcohol dehydrogenase: MKAIVCTKYGSPDVLQLREVDKPTPKDNEVRIRICAATVGPADCAFRKGDPFIVRLFYGLSKPKNPILGFELAGEIEAVGKDVKLYKVGDQVFGLSAKISGSHAEYKCLSEDAPLAIKSSSMSYEEAVAVCDGATTALTFLRDKAKIQSGQKVLINGASGSVGVHAIQLAKFYGAEVTAVCSTTNVSLVRSLGADKVIDYTKEDFTQANQSYDVIFDAVGKRSFAQCKASLTPRGVYLSTVPKLSIVLQMLWTSRIGGKKAMFATAGLMQSKENLIFLKELYEAGKIKSVIDQRYPLEQTAEAHRYVDKGHKKGSVVITVGHNSKS; the protein is encoded by the coding sequence ATGAAAGCAATCGTATGCACTAAATATGGATCGCCTGATGTTCTTCAGCTTAGAGAGGTAGATAAGCCAACCCCCAAGGACAATGAAGTACGGATCAGAATATGCGCGGCAACAGTAGGGCCAGCGGACTGCGCCTTTCGAAAAGGCGACCCGTTTATTGTTAGACTTTTTTACGGTCTTAGCAAACCGAAAAACCCCATACTGGGGTTTGAGCTTGCCGGGGAAATTGAGGCAGTAGGTAAGGATGTGAAATTATATAAAGTAGGCGACCAGGTTTTTGGTTTAAGTGCAAAGATCTCTGGTTCTCATGCCGAGTACAAATGTCTGTCTGAAGACGCCCCGCTAGCAATCAAATCGTCCTCTATGTCTTATGAAGAAGCCGTAGCCGTCTGCGATGGGGCAACAACTGCGTTGACTTTTCTTAGAGATAAGGCAAAGATACAGAGCGGACAAAAAGTCCTGATCAATGGCGCTTCAGGATCGGTAGGTGTTCATGCGATTCAGCTTGCCAAGTTCTATGGGGCAGAAGTTACAGCAGTATGTAGTACTACGAATGTAAGTTTGGTGAGGTCATTGGGAGCTGATAAGGTAATAGACTATACCAAAGAGGATTTTACACAAGCCAACCAGTCCTATGATGTTATTTTCGACGCGGTAGGCAAACGTTCATTTGCTCAATGTAAAGCATCGCTAACTCCGAGAGGTGTCTATCTTTCTACTGTCCCTAAGCTGTCCATTGTGCTGCAAATGTTATGGACTTCAAGGATCGGCGGCAAAAAAGCAATGTTTGCGACAGCTGGCTTAATGCAGAGTAAAGAAAATCTAATCTTCCTTAAAGAACTGTATGAGGCGGGTAAGATAAAATCAGTCATCGATCAACGATATCCGTTGGAGCAGACTGCCGAGGCTCACCGATATGTAGATAAAGGACACAAAAAGGGAAGTGTAGTCATCACTGTGGGACATAATAGTAAGAGCTAA
- a CDS encoding sigma-54 interaction domain-containing protein: MLNIIDVGVHLIDNKGITIFYNDKMAETDGFKSEQVVGKNFFDLFPSLTNETSTFIKVLQTGIEIREKIQTYVSVTGKRITTINSTYPLLENGEIIGALEVAKDITSIVHLHDQILDLRHQIYESPSKDKKNASSARYHFSDLIGKNETFLQTVSFAKKASRTSSPVLISGPTGTGKELFAQSIHNAGARRNRLFIAQNCAAVPNELMEGIMFGTARGAFTGAIDRAGLFEQASGGTLFLDELNSLDLFLQAKLLRVLQDGIVRRVGGTQEQHVDVRIITAMNIDPKEALDKGLLRSDLFYRLNVVSLYLPPLVQRKEDIPLLTHHFIDTFNHIFGMKITGITPAAMNSLMNYHWPGNIRELSHAIESTYNMMELECEIIEENHLPAYFLGNHIKTASLSLQSAPWGDQMTTNSAGRLTDKMKQMEKETITDALENHQYNITHTAQALGIKRQALQYKLSRYGIVKKP, encoded by the coding sequence ATGTTGAATATCATTGATGTCGGTGTTCATCTAATTGATAACAAGGGAATAACCATTTTTTATAATGATAAGATGGCAGAAACCGATGGTTTTAAGAGCGAACAAGTTGTTGGAAAGAACTTCTTCGACCTTTTTCCTTCCCTAACGAATGAAACGAGCACCTTCATTAAAGTTCTACAGACAGGCATAGAAATAAGAGAAAAAATTCAAACATACGTAAGTGTAACCGGGAAACGGATCACTACCATTAACAGTACGTATCCTCTTTTGGAAAATGGTGAAATCATTGGTGCTTTAGAAGTGGCTAAGGATATAACAAGCATTGTTCATCTCCACGACCAAATCCTTGATCTCAGGCATCAAATCTACGAATCACCGTCAAAAGATAAGAAAAACGCCAGCTCCGCTCGTTACCATTTCAGTGATTTAATTGGCAAAAACGAGACCTTCCTACAAACAGTCTCCTTCGCCAAGAAGGCTTCACGTACTAGCTCTCCTGTTTTGATATCCGGACCAACCGGTACCGGTAAAGAATTGTTTGCCCAGAGCATACACAACGCAGGAGCCCGCCGAAACCGTCTATTTATTGCCCAAAATTGTGCGGCAGTCCCCAACGAGCTTATGGAAGGTATTATGTTCGGAACTGCGAGAGGCGCGTTTACTGGCGCTATTGACCGTGCTGGATTATTTGAGCAAGCTAGCGGCGGAACTCTTTTTCTGGATGAGTTAAACAGTTTGGATTTATTTTTGCAGGCCAAACTATTGCGGGTACTTCAAGACGGGATTGTTCGCCGAGTCGGGGGAACCCAGGAACAGCATGTCGATGTCCGCATCATTACCGCCATGAATATAGATCCGAAGGAAGCATTAGACAAAGGATTGCTGCGCAGCGATCTCTTCTATCGGCTAAATGTCGTGAGTCTGTACCTTCCTCCTCTTGTGCAAAGAAAAGAAGATATTCCTCTCCTCACCCACCACTTTATTGATACATTTAATCACATATTCGGCATGAAAATAACAGGCATTACGCCAGCTGCAATGAATAGCTTAATGAACTACCATTGGCCCGGCAATATACGAGAATTAAGCCATGCTATTGAATCCACATACAATATGATGGAGCTGGAATGTGAAATCATTGAAGAAAATCACCTTCCCGCTTACTTCTTAGGGAATCATATAAAAACAGCCTCTCTCTCTCTTCAATCCGCTCCGTGGGGTGACCAAATGACAACTAACTCTGCCGGTAGATTGACTGATAAAATGAAGCAAATGGAAAAGGAAACCATCACTGATGCACTGGAAAATCATCAATATAACATCACGCACACCGCACAAGCACTAGGAATCAAGCGCCAAGCTTTACAATATAAACTGAGCCGCTACGGCATCGTCAAAAAGCCATAA
- the ablA gene encoding lysine 2,3-aminomutase, translating to MERRDWKQVELWKNVTDEQWNDWLWQLTHTIRTLEDLKKVVNLTPEEEEGVRISTQTIPLNITPYYASLMNPDDPRCPIRMQSVPISAELLKTKYDLEDPLYEDEDSPTPGLTHRYPDRVLFLVTNQCSMYCRYCTRRRFSGQVGMGVPKKQLDDAIAYIRNTPEVRDVLLSGGDGLLINDNILEYILKNLRAIPHVEIIRIGTRAPVVFPQRITEHLCSIIKKYHPVWLNTHFNHPLEMTDEAKKSCEMLANAGVPLGNQSVILAGINDSTYIMKKLMHDLVKIRVRPYYIYQCDLSEGIGHFRAPVSKGLEIIESLRGHTSGYAVPTFVVDAPGGGGKIALQPNYLISQSQDKVILRNYEGVIVGYPEPKNYVPGRADEYFNEIFGIEKQPESTGIIALMKDEKFTLVPENLHRIGRRKIYQDTPEHASLKDRRPKRDEMKDKLMKAQQRVNKEDNESIANTESPES from the coding sequence ATGGAACGACGTGACTGGAAGCAAGTTGAGCTATGGAAAAACGTAACGGATGAGCAGTGGAATGATTGGCTTTGGCAGCTGACACATACCATTCGTACTTTGGAAGATCTGAAGAAAGTAGTGAATTTAACACCCGAGGAAGAAGAGGGGGTTCGGATTTCAACGCAAACCATTCCATTAAATATTACCCCCTATTACGCATCATTGATGAATCCAGATGACCCGAGATGCCCGATTCGCATGCAATCTGTTCCCATTTCCGCCGAATTATTGAAAACAAAGTATGATCTCGAGGATCCCCTCTATGAGGACGAAGACTCCCCTACCCCTGGGTTAACACATCGTTATCCTGACAGGGTTCTATTTCTAGTAACGAATCAATGCTCGATGTACTGCAGATACTGCACTCGCCGCCGTTTCTCCGGTCAGGTGGGCATGGGGGTTCCCAAAAAACAATTGGATGATGCGATTGCTTATATTCGAAATACACCAGAGGTGCGCGACGTTCTGCTTTCTGGCGGGGATGGACTATTAATTAACGACAATATTTTGGAGTATATTTTGAAAAATTTGCGGGCGATTCCCCATGTTGAGATCATTCGTATCGGTACGAGAGCTCCAGTTGTTTTCCCGCAGCGGATCACGGAGCATTTATGCAGCATTATCAAAAAATATCATCCGGTTTGGCTGAATACCCATTTTAATCATCCTTTGGAAATGACGGACGAAGCGAAAAAGTCCTGCGAAATGCTAGCGAATGCCGGTGTACCTTTAGGCAATCAGTCGGTGATTCTGGCTGGTATCAACGACAGTACCTATATTATGAAGAAGCTTATGCATGATCTAGTGAAAATTCGTGTTCGTCCTTACTATATTTATCAATGCGATTTATCTGAAGGGATCGGTCATTTCCGGGCACCCGTTTCCAAAGGTCTTGAAATTATCGAATCGCTTCGCGGCCACACCTCCGGGTATGCGGTACCTACCTTCGTCGTTGACGCTCCAGGAGGAGGCGGGAAAATCGCACTTCAGCCTAACTATTTGATCTCACAAAGCCAAGATAAGGTCATTCTGCGTAATTACGAAGGTGTCATCGTCGGTTACCCCGAGCCGAAAAACTATGTACCGGGCCGTGCAGACGAATATTTCAATGAAATATTCGGTATCGAGAAACAGCCGGAAAGCACTGGAATTATTGCTCTCATGAAAGATGAAAAATTTACACTAGTGCCAGAAAATTTGCACCGGATCGGCAGAAGAAAAATTTACCAAGATACACCAGAGCACGCGTCGTTGAAGGATCGTCGGCCAAAGAGAGATGAAATGAAAGACAAATTGATGAAAGCTCAGCAGAGGGTTAATAAGGAGGATAATGAAAGTATTGCGAATACAGAAAGCCCAGAATCTTAA
- a CDS encoding aldehyde dehydrogenase family protein, with amino-acid sequence MRKHLFIDGKWVEASEYRPLFSPYSGEQIAEVAYAGAAEVARAIEAAERARPIMASMPAHERASILEKLATLIREKSEECARLIALEAAKPLKTARLEVERTIATYKFAAEEAKRIHGETIPMDAAPGGEDRVAYTIRQPLGVVAAITPFNFPMNLVAHKVGPAIAAGNTIVLKPAGQTPLSALFLAELLQQAGLPAGALNVVTGSGSVIGDCLVRDDRIKAVTFTGSPEVGIAIRNKAGLKKVILELGSNSALIVDQGVDVDAMIARAVTGAFSYAGQVCISLQRIYVHEQLFDEFVSKFVIQTETLHLGDPLDPATDVSALIGLRDSERSLQWIAEAEKLGATVATGNRKDGNIVQPTVLLHVDSSSKISCQEVFAPIVMINKVSTIEEAIRLVNDSKYGLQAGIYTENIRTAFAAAEALEVGGVMINDIPTFRVDHMPYGGVKESGTGREGVKYTIQELTEQKLICFKK; translated from the coding sequence ATGAGGAAGCATCTATTCATCGACGGGAAATGGGTGGAAGCAAGCGAGTATCGTCCTTTATTCTCTCCCTACAGCGGTGAACAAATCGCTGAGGTCGCGTATGCAGGAGCAGCCGAAGTTGCGCGTGCGATTGAGGCTGCTGAAAGAGCCAGGCCTATAATGGCGAGTATGCCGGCGCATGAACGGGCCTCGATTTTAGAGAAGCTGGCTACTTTAATCCGAGAGAAGTCGGAAGAGTGCGCCCGTCTGATTGCGCTAGAAGCAGCTAAACCGTTAAAAACGGCGAGGCTTGAGGTAGAGAGAACAATCGCAACCTACAAATTTGCCGCAGAAGAGGCGAAGCGGATCCACGGTGAAACGATCCCTATGGATGCTGCCCCGGGGGGAGAGGACCGCGTAGCGTACACGATCCGCCAGCCCTTGGGGGTTGTTGCGGCCATCACACCATTCAATTTTCCGATGAATCTGGTTGCACACAAGGTAGGCCCAGCCATCGCTGCGGGCAACACCATCGTATTGAAACCAGCCGGCCAAACGCCTTTATCCGCTTTGTTTTTAGCAGAGCTTTTGCAGCAGGCGGGTCTTCCGGCAGGTGCTCTAAACGTAGTTACTGGCAGTGGAAGCGTGATTGGGGACTGTCTAGTGAGAGATGATAGAATAAAGGCCGTGACTTTCACTGGAAGTCCGGAGGTTGGGATCGCAATCCGCAACAAAGCAGGCTTGAAAAAGGTGATTTTAGAATTAGGGTCCAATTCCGCTCTCATTGTGGATCAAGGGGTTGATGTGGATGCCATGATCGCAAGAGCGGTCACAGGCGCATTTTCCTATGCAGGTCAGGTTTGCATTTCGCTACAGCGCATTTATGTTCATGAGCAGCTTTTTGATGAATTCGTCAGTAAATTCGTCATACAGACAGAGACGCTTCATTTAGGTGATCCTTTGGATCCCGCTACGGATGTTTCGGCTTTAATCGGTCTTCGCGACTCTGAGCGTTCTTTGCAATGGATCGCAGAAGCTGAGAAGCTTGGCGCTACAGTCGCGACCGGTAATAGGAAAGACGGTAATATCGTCCAACCTACAGTATTGCTTCATGTTGATTCTTCATCTAAAATATCTTGCCAAGAAGTTTTTGCCCCGATTGTGATGATCAATAAAGTTTCCACGATAGAGGAAGCCATACGATTGGTTAATGACTCCAAATATGGACTTCAAGCGGGTATTTATACAGAAAATATCCGAACGGCCTTTGCCGCTGCTGAAGCTTTAGAGGTAGGCGGCGTCATGATTAATGATATTCCCACCTTCCGTGTGGACCACATGCCGTATGGAGGCGTTAAGGAAAGCGGGACTGGGCGTGAAGGTGTGAAGTATACCATTCAGGAATTGACGGAGCAGAAATTGATTTGTTTTAAAAAGTAG